In a genomic window of Salegentibacter salegens:
- a CDS encoding endo-1,4-beta-xylanase, which yields MKYLNRFLVCSGLLASVFSCADPDPLAFEVEKPEGLEAQEEINSYAPLKSYIDSTSNANFTLGGAVSISDYINKGVMYRLINKNFDELTVGYGMKHGAIVQNNGSMNFAQVNELIAAAEQAGTSIYGHTLTWHANQNASYLNGLLEPLVIESPSFPNDLDKTGLIDSTFSGFSSNPENAITIAENEGMGEGTNAIKLTAPSTAAEPGDLQFSTPEIPVVEGHEYEVIFYIKSDVPGEGRISFEGLNENTPLIDYTGVGASVETFQTDFSWKEVRFRVSDFSGDSFSLNFDLGYQPGVTYSIDIDNFYVYDTQGDPIVSNLVENGDFESGTGWGGWGNNSERGVTEDGLGFGNEGKAFYVTNPSVTGGFWEVQTVYEFPEPLDNGETYTLSFWVKGNAEGIIRPELQSPDYSSDSYGQVSVTQEWTRVEVATTATADDRGRLIFSYGEFAGTVYIDNVNLSSASGGGGSTTILEREPAVKQAIIEEELERWISGMLNTASYVDAWDVVNEPMDDGNPYELKSGENDADITNDEFYWQDYLGKDYAVKAFKLARQYGDPEDLLFINDYNLEYNLDKTRGLIEYVEYIESQGASVDGIGTQMHIGIDSDRNNIAEMFQLLAETGKLIKVSELDVRTNVSEPTDEVLQQQADMYSYVVEAYKEHVPRAQRYGITVWGISDSAEDATWLPGEFQGLWDENLNRKPAYKSFAEALEAL from the coding sequence ATGAAATATTTAAATCGTTTTCTTGTATGTAGTGGCTTATTGGCTTCGGTATTTTCTTGTGCCGATCCAGATCCATTAGCATTTGAAGTAGAAAAACCTGAAGGCCTGGAGGCTCAGGAAGAAATTAATTCATATGCACCTCTTAAAAGTTATATAGACAGTACTTCAAATGCAAATTTCACTTTAGGTGGAGCTGTTTCTATTTCAGATTATATCAATAAGGGAGTAATGTATAGGCTTATTAATAAAAATTTTGATGAGCTTACTGTAGGATATGGGATGAAACATGGAGCAATTGTTCAGAACAATGGATCTATGAACTTTGCCCAGGTAAATGAACTTATAGCAGCGGCAGAGCAGGCAGGAACCTCAATATACGGTCACACCCTCACCTGGCACGCTAATCAAAATGCCTCTTACTTAAATGGCTTACTTGAGCCACTTGTAATTGAATCTCCTTCTTTTCCTAATGATTTGGACAAAACAGGGTTAATTGACAGTACTTTTTCTGGGTTCTCTTCAAATCCTGAAAACGCTATAACAATTGCTGAAAATGAAGGAATGGGTGAAGGCACCAATGCAATAAAATTAACGGCACCGTCTACTGCTGCCGAACCTGGAGATCTGCAGTTTTCTACCCCGGAAATCCCGGTAGTAGAAGGTCACGAATACGAAGTTATTTTTTATATAAAGTCAGATGTACCGGGTGAAGGTCGTATTTCATTTGAAGGTTTAAATGAAAATACCCCGCTTATAGATTACACAGGGGTAGGTGCTTCTGTAGAAACTTTTCAAACCGATTTTTCGTGGAAAGAGGTAAGATTCCGGGTAAGTGATTTCTCGGGAGATTCGTTCAGTTTAAATTTCGATTTAGGCTACCAACCCGGCGTAACTTATTCTATAGATATTGATAATTTTTATGTGTATGATACCCAGGGGGATCCAATAGTAAGTAACCTTGTTGAAAATGGTGATTTTGAAAGTGGTACCGGCTGGGGAGGCTGGGGAAATAATTCTGAAAGAGGAGTTACCGAAGATGGACTTGGATTTGGAAACGAAGGCAAAGCATTTTATGTAACCAACCCTTCTGTAACAGGTGGTTTCTGGGAAGTTCAAACTGTTTATGAATTTCCGGAACCTTTAGATAATGGCGAAACGTACACCCTTAGTTTTTGGGTAAAAGGTAATGCCGAAGGAATTATTAGACCAGAGTTGCAGAGCCCCGATTATAGTTCTGATAGTTATGGGCAGGTAAGTGTAACCCAGGAATGGACGCGTGTTGAGGTTGCAACCACGGCTACTGCCGACGATCGTGGCCGACTTATATTTAGTTATGGGGAATTTGCAGGCACGGTATATATAGATAATGTTAATCTTTCCAGTGCTTCTGGGGGCGGTGGCTCTACTACCATTCTTGAAAGAGAACCAGCAGTAAAACAAGCCATTATTGAAGAAGAATTAGAACGTTGGATTTCAGGTATGCTAAATACAGCTTCTTATGTAGATGCCTGGGATGTGGTTAACGAACCTATGGATGATGGAAATCCATACGAATTAAAAAGCGGTGAGAACGATGCTGATATTACTAATGACGAATTTTACTGGCAGGATTACCTGGGCAAAGATTACGCAGTTAAAGCCTTTAAACTGGCCAGGCAGTATGGTGACCCCGAAGATCTCCTCTTTATAAATGACTATAACCTTGAGTATAACCTAGACAAGACCAGGGGACTCATTGAATATGTAGAATACATAGAAAGCCAGGGTGCTTCTGTAGATGGTATTGGGACTCAAATGCATATAGGTATAGATTCCGATAGAAATAATATTGCTGAAATGTTTCAACTTCTTGCTGAAACCGGTAAACTCATAAAAGTTTCAGAACTGGATGTAAGAACAAATGTTTCTGAGCCTACCGATGAAGTTTTACAGCAACAGGCCGATATGTACAGTTATGTTGTTGAAGCTTACAAAGAACATGTACCCCGGGCTCAAAGATATGGTATAACCGTATGGGGAATATCTGATAGTGCTGAGGATGCAACCTGGTTACCGGGAGAATTTCAAGGCTTATGGGATGAAAATTTAAATAGAAAACCGGCTTATAAGAGTTTTGCCGAAGCTTTGGAAGCATTATAA
- a CDS encoding endo-1,4-beta-xylanase — MLNRKNISIFILLLSVFFTFYSCNSNKSSVQNSDVSKTSLKEAFQDNFYIGTTLNAWQIRGRQPEEIKVAKENFNSIVAENIMKSARIQPREGEFDFSIADEFVKFGEENNMHIHGHTLIWHSQAPDWFFVDKEGNSVSKEVLTQRMKDHIHKVVGRYKGRIHSWDVVNEAIEDDGSYRNSKFYQILGEDFIKLAFEFAHEVDPEAELYYNDYSMSNPGKRAGVVRMVEKLQKDGITVHGIGMQGHIGLNHPDIQEFEKSLEAYGKLGKVMITELDLSVLPSPWGDAGAEISDNYEYEDKMNPFPDGLPADVEQQFTKRYVEFFELFLKHQDKIERVALWGVNDGNSWKNNWPVRGRTDYPLLFDRDNNAKPVVKQLIELASAK, encoded by the coding sequence ATGCTAAACAGAAAAAATATCTCTATTTTTATATTACTTTTAAGTGTGTTTTTTACATTTTACAGCTGTAATTCTAATAAAAGTTCAGTTCAAAATAGCGATGTATCTAAAACAAGCTTAAAAGAAGCATTTCAAGATAATTTCTATATAGGTACTACGCTTAACGCCTGGCAAATTAGGGGTAGGCAGCCTGAAGAAATAAAGGTTGCAAAAGAAAACTTTAATTCTATCGTTGCCGAAAATATAATGAAGAGTGCCCGCATTCAGCCCAGGGAGGGAGAATTTGATTTTTCAATAGCCGATGAGTTTGTAAAGTTTGGCGAAGAGAACAATATGCACATTCACGGGCACACATTAATTTGGCATTCGCAGGCACCCGACTGGTTTTTTGTGGATAAAGAAGGGAATTCAGTTTCCAAAGAAGTACTTACTCAAAGAATGAAAGATCATATTCACAAGGTAGTAGGCCGGTATAAAGGCAGAATTCATTCCTGGGATGTGGTAAATGAGGCTATTGAAGACGATGGTAGTTATAGAAATAGCAAGTTCTATCAAATTTTAGGTGAAGATTTCATAAAACTGGCTTTTGAATTTGCTCACGAAGTAGATCCTGAAGCCGAGCTATATTATAATGATTATTCTATGTCCAATCCAGGAAAGCGAGCCGGTGTAGTTAGAATGGTAGAAAAGCTTCAAAAAGATGGTATTACTGTACACGGGATTGGAATGCAGGGACATATTGGCTTAAATCACCCCGACATTCAAGAATTTGAAAAAAGCCTGGAGGCCTACGGAAAGCTAGGAAAAGTGATGATTACTGAATTAGATTTAAGTGTTTTACCATCTCCCTGGGGCGATGCCGGCGCAGAAATTTCAGATAATTACGAATATGAAGATAAAATGAATCCTTTTCCCGATGGTTTGCCAGCCGATGTTGAGCAACAATTCACAAAAAGATATGTAGAATTTTTCGAGCTTTTCCTAAAACATCAGGATAAAATTGAAAGAGTTGCTCTTTGGGGCGTTAACGACGGGAATTCCTGGAAGAACAATTGGCCTGTTAGAGGCAGAACAGATTATCCGCTGTTATTCGATCGTGATAATAATGCAAAACCTGTAGTGAAGCAACTTATTGAATTGGCTTCAGCAAAATAA